A genomic window from Streptomyces broussonetiae includes:
- a CDS encoding LysR family transcriptional regulator, which translates to MSEAEGQYERRESLAHRVPDLAALELLLAVARLGSLGAAAREVGITQPAASSRIRSMERQLGVALVDRSPRGSRLTEAGALVTDWARRVVEAAAAFDAGARALRDRRDSRLRVAASMTIAEYLLPGWLLALHAGRPDTAVSLLAGNSTKVAELLLSGEADLGFVEGLTVPTGLDSTVIAHDRLIVVTAPGHPWARRRRPVTAQELAETPLILRERGSGTRQVLDAALGGPARPLIELSSTTAVKASAVSGAGPSVLSELVVGEELSLRRLVSIPVEGVSLRRDLRAVWPTGHRPTGPARELLSLTRG; encoded by the coding sequence ATGAGCGAGGCGGAGGGGCAGTACGAGCGCAGGGAATCGCTGGCGCACCGGGTGCCGGACCTGGCCGCACTGGAGCTGCTGCTGGCGGTGGCACGGCTGGGCAGTCTCGGCGCGGCGGCGCGCGAGGTCGGCATCACCCAGCCCGCGGCCAGCAGCCGGATCCGCTCCATGGAACGGCAGCTGGGCGTGGCCCTGGTCGACCGCTCGCCGCGCGGCTCCCGGCTCACGGAGGCCGGTGCCCTGGTGACGGACTGGGCCCGCCGGGTGGTGGAGGCGGCGGCGGCCTTCGACGCGGGCGCGCGAGCGCTGCGGGACCGACGGGACTCACGCCTGAGGGTCGCGGCGAGCATGACGATCGCCGAGTACCTGCTGCCCGGCTGGCTCCTCGCGCTGCACGCCGGGCGCCCCGACACGGCGGTCTCGCTGCTCGCCGGCAATTCGACGAAGGTTGCGGAACTGCTGCTGTCCGGCGAGGCGGACCTCGGCTTCGTGGAGGGGCTGACGGTCCCGACCGGCCTGGACTCCACGGTCATCGCCCACGACCGCCTGATCGTCGTCACCGCCCCCGGCCACCCCTGGGCCCGCCGCCGACGACCCGTCACGGCGCAGGAACTCGCCGAGACCCCCCTGATCCTGCGCGAGCGCGGCTCCGGCACCCGCCAGGTCCTGGACGCGGCCCTCGGCGGCCCGGCCCGGCCCCTGATCGAGCTGTCCTCGACCACCGCGGTCAAGGCCTCGGCGGTCAGCGGCGCGGGTCCCTCGGTCCTGAGCGAATTGGTCGTGGGCGAGGAACTGTCGCTGCGACGGCTGGTCAGCATCCCGGTGGAGGGCGTCTCGCTGCGCCGCGATCTGCGCGCGGTCTGGCCGACGGGACACCGCCCGACGGGGCCGGCCCGGGAGCTGCTGTCGCTGACGCGGGGGTGA